Within the Manduca sexta isolate Smith_Timp_Sample1 chromosome 19, JHU_Msex_v1.0, whole genome shotgun sequence genome, the region gacatggcttcggccttataattgagaatatttcagacatggcctcggccttataattgagactatttcagacatggcttcggccttataattgagaatatttcagacatggcctcggccttataattgagactatttcagacatggcttcggccctataattgagaatatttcagacatggcttcaGCCTTATAATTGGGAATGTTGCAAACATGACTTTCGTCttataattcaagaatattacagatatggcttcggcctttaaattgtaataaagaagGAGTATAAAAGAACagactaggctgtatggctaagagcctttgccttctcctttaggagtaaatcaaaccaaaaaaaaaaaaatcagtcaaaATACCATGTGGCATGTCATACTCATAGACATGGAGACATGTGCAAGAAACGTCAAATAAATGACGATTAACGATGAGAGTTGAGATATTTTAGTGTTTCACTGTGATAAAATTGCTtactttcaaattaaaaatggttGTATCgtttattatgcaaaatattcTTGAAACTCTATCGGGAACTACCTCAATAACGTTGCCTGCAATTAAGGAAAATGGATTACAACTTGACTACCACAATAACGATGTAAGTTTTGCATTTATACGATTTAAATAATGGAATTAtacattacttattatattttttttttgtatttcgatacTATTACAGAAGCCAGAAACTGTTTATAACGGGGCAGAACCTCCTTTGCCTTTTGCAAACAGTGTACTGTATCATGCCAATATTGCTGAATGGAAAAGACTGACAGCTGTAGACGATCGGTGTAAAGCTGTTTATGAAGTTACCTTTGATGTTACGGTAAGTGTAAAATATACTGATCATAATACACAAAGCAGAGGTTGTTGAAAAACATGagaaaaattatcaatatatgTGAGGGTGAAGCACAAGCTAAAATATTATAGGTAAAATTAAAGTACCAAaagtcattataaaaaatactgaaaatataGGTATCTCAGAGAACTAAAAAagctaacaatttttttttttattttaggactgtaattttacttttaaagctGGAGATACAATTGGTGTGGTTCCTCAAAACAATGAAGAAGAAGTTAATGCAGTGCTGAGGCATTTAGATTTGGAATCGCTAGCAGACACATCATACACACTGAGGGTGGACAGTAGTATAAAAGGATGTAAAATCCCACCTCACATACCAGTGAAATCAACTTTGAAATATTTGCTGACACACTGTGTTGATCTGAGAAGTATTTTGAAAAAGGTAAAcattatgcaaaatattggAAAACTAATAAagtcttattttttttccacAATAAGCAGTTGTatagaaaaactaaaaatatttactcataCTAAactcatgtatttatttttaaattccagCTTTTTCTTCTAGCGCTGTCAAGATTTACAAAAGATGAAGATGAAAGGAAAGTTCTTGAATACTTCTGCAGCAAAGAAGGGTCTACTGCATACCAAGCACATATCTTAAATGGAAATTTATGTGTtctagatatatttaatattttcaaatcatGCAAGCCTCCTATTGAGGTGTTAATAGCTAATTTACCCAGGCTTTTGCCCAGGCCTTATTCTATAGTGAATACTGGTGTGAAAgattcaagtaaaataaaaatctgcttTTCTGTGATAGACTTAGGAAACAAAAGACGTGGCCTTACTACTGGCTGGCTAGAGAAAAAAATAAGCAATGAGTTTGAATTAGAAAAAGATTTTAATCAGCTAACTATAAACTGTgatatagttaataataaaatccctatttatttaagaaagaaTGTATGCGGGTTCTCTTTACCTGAGAATTTAGAGGCACCATTAATTTTGGTTGGTCCTGGGACAGGTGTTGCCTCATTTATAGGTTTTCTTGAGGAATTAGAAGTTGCTAAAGAGAACAATCGTAATAAAACATTTGGAGATGTGTGGCTGTTCTTTGGATGTAGAGATTCTACATTGGATTTTATTTATGAGAAAGAATTAAATGGATTTCTCTCAAGAGgtgttttgaataaattttgtacAGCATTTTCAAGGATGGATAATGCAGTGAAATATGTTCAGgtaagatttcttttttgtttaaaattaaaagattaggactagaagaaaaaaaaataagcagtgaatgaaaataattgaaaaactgtcaattttattgtaatgtataaaaCTTTTCCACTACAGTTCATTCATGTGATATTTTGCAACTTATTGATTCTATTGAATCTTATATTTGATGGGGCCTCAAATGTGTTGTGAATTATCCTTAAGAAGATGAAGATGTAGTTAGTTGACTGTCTGCGAACTCGGCATCTTTGTTTACCTCTGGAGTCAGGATATGACACCATGCCACCGTTTTAGATGTCATTGATTTTATACTAAAGTTTAGTCATTTTACTAAGAAAACTTCAAAAGATGAACCAATTACTGAATGCATatgttgtatataaataaaaacttcgtAGATTTTCCTTGAAATCGTTCAGACGTAAATGTGTGTGATTCAGAAACTTTTAGTGAGATTTAGAAGCGTAAAATCTCACTGAATCAAATGTGAGTTTACCAATGAGTCAGAGTTAATAGTTAAAACTGGTGAATATTAGAAACCGAGAAATTAAGTATTGAATTAATGTTCCAAATACCTACTAATATTGATGTTACTGTGTCTATAAAGTTCAAATGTTTAGATAGAGATGAGCTGAATTCAAATTTTGTCTATAACGTGAATGGGCTTACTGCTGTTtgataaacgattccaatcgcgATCTATCGCTAagatggaccaatcagaacaatatTTTTGACGTGCTTTTGAGTTATTCAGATTAATTTTCGGGATCGGATCAAAGATTAAGAtagggatcatttattgaaacgACCGTTATTCTACTGGGTTAGTATTTAGTATTGGAAAAAGCTGATTAAATCTcccattcttattttaaatttatttttagacctGGTCGACTGCTTTTAAAActtgcgatattttt harbors:
- the LOC115441099 gene encoding methionine synthase reductase, with the translated sequence MVVSFIMQNILETLSGTTSITLPAIKENGLQLDYHNNDKPETVYNGAEPPLPFANSVLYHANIAEWKRLTAVDDRCKAVYEVTFDVTDCNFTFKAGDTIGVVPQNNEEEVNAVLRHLDLESLADTSYTLRVDSSIKGCKIPPHIPVKSTLKYLLTHCVDLRSILKKLFLLALSRFTKDEDERKVLEYFCSKEGSTAYQAHILNGNLCVLDIFNIFKSCKPPIEVLIANLPRLLPRPYSIVNTGVKDSSKIKICFSVIDLGNKRRGLTTGWLEKKISNEFELEKDFNQLTINCDIVNNKIPIYLRKNVCGFSLPENLEAPLILVGPGTGVASFIGFLEELEVAKENNRNKTFGDVWLFFGCRDSTLDFIYEKELNGFLSRGVLNKFCTAFSRMDNAVKYVQDAILQEGESIAKLLNDGAFVFVSGDVNTMAMQIKETFVKCLTTYNNKTQEEADKLISDMVKEKRYCVDAWS